In Chitinophaga sp. HK235, a single window of DNA contains:
- a CDS encoding type I restriction enzyme HsdR N-terminal domain-containing protein yields the protein MITINFPPPDFRISREQDKELIFDRYRKKYVRLTPEEWVRQNFLNYLVKTLSYPSSLIGIEKEIMLGELKKRFDIVIYNRRMEPWMLVECKEMNVPITQQTLEQVVRYHMVIPATYLVMTNGLHTFCCTYRPAEQRWVFLEEIPSF from the coding sequence TTGATTACCATTAACTTTCCGCCACCGGACTTCAGGATCAGCCGGGAGCAGGACAAAGAGCTGATCTTTGACCGCTACCGGAAGAAGTATGTCCGATTGACACCGGAAGAGTGGGTAAGACAGAATTTTCTCAACTATCTCGTCAAAACCCTGTCCTATCCATCTTCCCTGATAGGCATAGAAAAAGAAATCATGCTGGGAGAATTGAAAAAACGGTTCGACATCGTTATCTACAACCGCCGGATGGAACCCTGGATGCTGGTGGAATGTAAGGAAATGAACGTGCCCATTACCCAGCAAACACTGGAGCAGGTTGTCCGTTATCATATGGTAATTCCTGCGACCTATCTGGTGATGACCAACGGTCTTCATACCTTTTGCTGCACTTACCGGCCTGCCGAACAAAGGTGGGTGTTCCTGGAAGAAATCCCCTCCTTCTGA
- a CDS encoding Glu/Leu/Phe/Val dehydrogenase has translation MSQDQHYSFFQSVERSFDKAAVFTRWDKGILEQIKACNAVYQIKFPVRIGDTVQVIEAYRVQHSHHKLPCKGGIRFSDEVNQDEVMALASLMTYKCAIVNVPFGGAKGGLKINPRNYTPFQLEAITRRYTAELVKKNFIGPGTDVPAPDYGTGEREMSWILDTYMSLRPGEIDGYGCVTGKPVSQGGVRGRTEATGLGVFYGLRELCNIKEDMDRLGLSTGIEGKRVVVQGMGNVGYHAAKYFHEAGAKVICLIEWDGAIFNENGLDPDAVLKHKKATGSIINFPGSANLNKNTDGLELECEILIPAALENVIDKHNAPNIKAKIIGEAANGPLTPEADEILNKKGVIVVPDMFLNAGGVTVSYFEWLKNLSHVRYGRLGKRFDENMNIHILQTIEELTGKKVSDKERKFIAHGADEVDLVYSGLEETMHAALHEVRDVMMANPQIHDMRTAAYVVAINKVGAAYEQLGIFP, from the coding sequence ATGTCGCAAGATCAGCATTATAGCTTTTTCCAGAGTGTGGAAAGAAGTTTCGACAAAGCCGCTGTATTCACCAGATGGGACAAGGGTATCCTGGAGCAGATCAAAGCCTGCAATGCCGTTTACCAGATCAAGTTCCCGGTAAGGATCGGCGATACCGTTCAGGTAATTGAAGCTTATCGTGTACAGCACTCTCACCACAAACTGCCTTGTAAAGGTGGTATCCGCTTCAGCGATGAAGTAAACCAGGATGAGGTAATGGCACTGGCTTCCCTGATGACCTACAAATGCGCGATTGTAAACGTGCCTTTCGGTGGTGCTAAAGGTGGTCTTAAAATCAATCCCCGTAACTATACTCCTTTCCAGCTGGAAGCTATCACCCGTCGTTATACTGCGGAACTGGTAAAGAAAAACTTTATCGGCCCCGGCACCGACGTTCCTGCTCCTGACTACGGTACCGGTGAAAGAGAAATGAGCTGGATACTGGATACCTACATGAGCCTCCGTCCAGGTGAAATCGACGGCTACGGCTGTGTTACTGGTAAACCAGTATCTCAGGGCGGTGTACGCGGACGTACAGAAGCTACCGGCCTCGGTGTATTCTACGGCCTGCGCGAACTGTGCAACATTAAGGAAGATATGGACCGTCTGGGCCTGTCTACCGGTATCGAAGGCAAAAGAGTAGTGGTACAGGGTATGGGTAACGTAGGATATCACGCTGCCAAATACTTCCACGAAGCAGGTGCTAAAGTGATCTGCCTCATCGAATGGGATGGCGCAATCTTCAACGAAAACGGCCTGGATCCTGATGCTGTGCTGAAACACAAAAAAGCAACCGGCTCCATCATCAACTTCCCCGGTTCAGCTAACCTGAATAAAAATACCGACGGTCTGGAACTGGAATGCGAAATCCTGATCCCTGCCGCACTGGAGAATGTGATCGATAAACACAATGCTCCCAATATCAAGGCAAAAATCATCGGTGAAGCCGCCAACGGCCCACTGACACCGGAAGCAGACGAAATCCTGAACAAAAAAGGCGTGATCGTAGTACCTGACATGTTCCTCAACGCAGGTGGTGTAACCGTTTCCTACTTCGAATGGTTGAAAAACCTGAGCCACGTACGTTATGGCCGTCTGGGCAAACGCTTCGATGAAAACATGAATATCCACATTCTGCAAACCATCGAAGAACTGACCGGTAAAAAAGTATCTGATAAAGAAAGAAAATTCATCGCACACGGTGCAGATGAAGTGGATCTGGTTTACTCCGGTCTGGAAGAAACCATGCACGCCGCTCTCCACGAAGTACGCGATGTAATGATGGCCAACCCGCAGATCCACGATATGCGTACCGCTGCTTACGTAGTAGCCATCAACAAAGTAGGTGCCGCTTACGAGCAACTGGGTATCTTCCCTTGA
- a CDS encoding CcmD family protein, with the protein MINKAFSCCLTLTLLLVSVLANAQQQDTESGAVNQFFRSNGKIYVIVGVLVIIFLGIILFLINLDRKITRLEQREKNNP; encoded by the coding sequence ATGATCAACAAAGCGTTTTCATGCTGCCTGACACTCACCCTGTTACTGGTGTCTGTACTGGCAAATGCTCAACAACAGGATACAGAGTCAGGGGCCGTTAATCAGTTTTTTCGCAGCAATGGTAAAATATATGTGATCGTTGGCGTTTTGGTGATCATCTTCCTGGGAATCATATTATTCCTCATCAACCTGGACAGAAAAATTACCAGGCTGGAGCAGCGGGAAAAAAATAATCCGTGA
- the ccsA gene encoding cytochrome c biogenesis protein CcsA, translating to MARHWWKALAILLLIYVIIAGFTIKIPIIGTNGQSSRGLFFHVPMWICMYTMFTISVVNSLLFLSKYDLKRDVYASSAARVGTFFGVLGFATGSLWATYTWGGTLTDDPKQMCTAIAILIYMAYLVLRISIHDIDKRARISAVFNIFAFALLIPLTYIIPRMVDSLHPGSATTPGFASKDTDGGMKMVLYPAFIGWTLLSVWIYTLVVRYKKLELKNIFK from the coding sequence ATGGCCAGACATTGGTGGAAAGCATTAGCGATACTGCTGCTGATTTACGTAATTATCGCCGGGTTCACTATTAAGATACCGATCATAGGGACCAATGGACAATCATCCCGTGGATTGTTTTTTCATGTGCCAATGTGGATATGTATGTATACCATGTTCACCATCTCCGTTGTCAATTCCCTGCTCTTCCTGTCAAAATATGATCTTAAAAGAGATGTATATGCCTCCAGCGCTGCGCGGGTAGGCACCTTTTTTGGCGTGCTGGGATTTGCAACAGGCTCTTTATGGGCCACCTACACCTGGGGAGGCACCCTCACGGATGATCCTAAACAGATGTGTACTGCCATCGCCATCCTGATTTATATGGCCTACCTGGTATTGCGCATCTCTATTCATGACATCGACAAAAGGGCCCGCATCTCCGCGGTCTTCAACATTTTCGCTTTTGCCCTGCTCATCCCGCTGACCTATATCATCCCGCGCATGGTTGACTCCTTGCATCCGGGCAGTGCTACCACACCGGGCTTTGCTTCAAAGGATACCGATGGTGGTATGAAAATGGTGCTGTATCCTGCCTTCATCGGCTGGACCCTCCTGAGTGTATGGATCTATACCCTCGTGGTTCGCTACAAGAAATTAGAGCTTAAAAATATTTTTAAATGA
- a CDS encoding heme exporter protein CcmB codes for MKNTVHQIFTLVKKDLVLELRQQYAFYGVLLYIISTVFVINLMMGKPDDKLWNALFWVIQLFVAVNAIAKSFMQENRGRLLYFYSLVSPRAFIAAKLIYNVILMMLMSLIALVCSFMFLGNPLTNTFYFVGIVLLGGTSLSLLFTVLAAIAAQANHNAALMAVMGFPLMMPMLMLLANVSLSAFVTVYQPGLPKMFFLLGGMDILIIALTMVLFPFLWKD; via the coding sequence ATGAAAAATACCGTCCACCAAATATTTACCCTGGTAAAAAAAGACCTGGTACTGGAGCTTCGCCAGCAATATGCTTTTTATGGCGTGTTACTGTATATTATCTCTACTGTGTTTGTGATCAATCTGATGATGGGCAAACCGGATGATAAGCTCTGGAATGCTCTTTTCTGGGTAATCCAGTTGTTTGTGGCGGTAAATGCCATTGCCAAAAGCTTTATGCAGGAAAACAGGGGACGGCTGCTGTACTTTTATTCGCTGGTATCTCCGCGGGCTTTCATTGCGGCCAAACTTATCTATAATGTGATCCTGATGATGCTGATGAGCCTGATCGCCCTGGTCTGCAGTTTTATGTTCCTGGGTAATCCGCTCACCAATACCTTTTATTTTGTGGGCATCGTGTTGCTGGGTGGTACCAGCCTGAGTCTGCTTTTTACAGTACTGGCGGCTATTGCAGCCCAGGCCAACCATAACGCTGCCCTGATGGCGGTGATGGGTTTCCCGCTGATGATGCCCATGCTGATGTTGCTGGCCAATGTTTCTCTCTCTGCCTTTGTAACGGTATATCAGCCCGGACTCCCCAAAATGTTTTTCCTGCTGGGCGGTATGGACATCCTTATCATCGCTTTGACCATGGTACTGTTCCCTTTCCTGTGGAAAGACTGA
- the accC gene encoding acetyl-CoA carboxylase biotin carboxylase subunit codes for MKKILVANRGEIALRIMRSAREMGIKTVAVYSEADRTMPFVQYADEAVCIGPAPSSQSYLLGQKIIEVAKAAGADGIHPGYGFLSENAQFAQQVTDAGITFIGPSAASIEIMGSKLAAKQAAQRFGVPMVPGTETPLRSVEEAQEVVKKTGFPILIKASAGGGGKGMRVVNAPEELEEQIRLAKSEARSAFGDDAVFIEKYVGSPRHIEIQILGDHHGNCVYLFERECSIQRRHQKLIEEAPSSVLTPAIRAAMGQCAVDVAKACNYYGAGTVEFLVDEQLNFYFLEMNTRLQVEHPVTELITGLDLVKEQIKVARGEKLSFTQESLTINGHAIELRICAEDPANNFLPDTGRLETYIRPQGYGVRVDDGYEQGMDIPIFYDPMIAKLIAWGSNREEARHRLLRAIEEYQVKGIRTTLPFGHWALQQPAFIEGRFDTNFINKYYTPQALLEERPEIEKLAAVLAAQVWQQQNVALQQPTGNNAQPSSAWKKRNMLR; via the coding sequence ATGAAAAAGATCCTGGTAGCCAATCGTGGAGAAATAGCCTTACGTATTATGCGTTCTGCCCGTGAGATGGGAATCAAGACAGTTGCTGTTTATTCTGAAGCCGATCGTACGATGCCCTTTGTACAATATGCCGATGAAGCGGTATGTATTGGGCCTGCGCCCTCCAGCCAGTCTTATCTGCTGGGGCAGAAGATCATCGAGGTGGCCAAAGCCGCAGGAGCCGACGGCATTCATCCCGGCTACGGATTTCTGAGTGAAAATGCACAATTTGCCCAACAGGTAACCGATGCCGGTATTACCTTTATAGGCCCTTCTGCCGCCTCCATAGAGATTATGGGTAGCAAACTGGCCGCCAAACAGGCCGCCCAGCGCTTTGGAGTGCCGATGGTGCCTGGTACGGAAACTCCCCTACGTAGTGTGGAAGAAGCACAGGAAGTAGTTAAAAAAACCGGGTTCCCTATCCTGATCAAAGCCTCCGCCGGCGGTGGTGGTAAAGGTATGCGGGTGGTCAATGCTCCCGAAGAACTGGAAGAACAGATACGGCTGGCCAAAAGTGAAGCCAGAAGCGCCTTTGGCGACGATGCCGTATTTATAGAAAAATATGTAGGCTCTCCCCGGCATATCGAAATACAGATACTGGGTGACCACCATGGCAACTGCGTATATCTCTTTGAGAGAGAATGTTCTATACAACGACGCCACCAGAAACTGATAGAAGAAGCTCCTTCGTCCGTGCTTACTCCGGCCATCCGCGCCGCTATGGGACAATGTGCCGTAGATGTGGCCAAAGCCTGTAATTACTATGGTGCCGGCACCGTGGAATTCCTGGTGGATGAACAGCTGAATTTTTATTTCCTGGAAATGAATACCCGTCTGCAGGTAGAACATCCGGTAACAGAGCTGATCACCGGCCTGGACCTGGTAAAAGAGCAGATAAAGGTAGCCCGTGGGGAAAAACTATCCTTTACCCAGGAAAGCCTCACCATCAACGGACACGCCATAGAACTGCGTATATGCGCCGAAGATCCGGCCAACAACTTCCTGCCGGACACTGGTCGCCTGGAAACCTATATCCGTCCACAGGGTTATGGCGTACGGGTAGATGATGGCTACGAACAGGGTATGGATATTCCTATTTTCTACGATCCTATGATCGCCAAACTGATTGCCTGGGGTAGCAACCGGGAAGAGGCTCGCCACCGCCTGCTGCGGGCCATCGAAGAATATCAGGTGAAAGGTATCCGCACCACGCTGCCTTTCGGACACTGGGCACTGCAACAACCTGCTTTTATTGAAGGTCGTTTTGATACCAATTTTATCAATAAATATTATACGCCGCAAGCCTTGCTGGAAGAGCGTCCGGAGATAGAAAAACTCGCTGCAGTATTGGCTGCACAGGTATGGCAGCAACAAAACGTAGCTTTACAACAACCGACCGGTAATAATGCTCAGCCCTCATCTGCCTGGAAAAAAAGGAATATGTTAAGGTAA
- a CDS encoding GtrA family protein: MLRRIILQIIDFFYQPFARVMPRQTFRYLACGGSNTVLDIFLYFICYNFVLQKEMVHLPLIDISAHIAALFMSMAVTFPTGFLLSKYVVFSESNLRGRVQLFRYFVLVGICILLNYFLMKLFVDRIHLYPTVGKICTTALVVIFSYLTQKKFTFKVKQTA, from the coding sequence ATGCTACGCAGGATTATATTACAGATAATTGATTTCTTCTACCAGCCTTTTGCCCGGGTAATGCCGCGGCAAACGTTCCGCTATCTTGCCTGTGGAGGCAGTAATACGGTATTGGATATATTTTTATATTTTATATGCTACAATTTTGTGCTGCAGAAAGAAATGGTACATCTGCCACTTATTGACATCAGCGCACATATCGCCGCCCTCTTTATGTCAATGGCAGTTACCTTTCCTACCGGCTTCCTGCTCAGTAAATATGTAGTCTTTTCTGAATCCAACCTGAGAGGACGGGTGCAACTGTTCCGCTACTTTGTGCTCGTAGGTATCTGCATCCTGCTCAACTACTTCCTGATGAAGTTGTTTGTAGACAGGATCCACCTGTATCCTACCGTGGGTAAGATTTGTACAACCGCGCTGGTGGTCATCTTCAGTTATCTCACCCAGAAAAAATTCACCTTTAAGGTTAAACAAACCGCCTGA